The proteins below are encoded in one region of Bremerella sp. P1:
- a CDS encoding H-X9-DG-CTERM domain-containing protein has protein sequence MTCPDSDTVQLWSRQESISSAHKGGVNACMADASVQFSSETVEWAYGGDGDTVKNTVMERLAAINDGQPVGEY, from the coding sequence CTGACCTGCCCCGACTCCGACACCGTCCAGCTCTGGTCGCGGCAAGAGTCGATCTCCAGCGCCCACAAAGGAGGCGTCAACGCCTGCATGGCCGATGCCTCGGTCCAGTTCAGCTCCGAAACGGTCGAATGGGCCTACGGCGGCGACGGCGACACGGTCAAGAACACCGTGATGGAACGCCTGGCCGCAATCAACGATGGCCAGCCGGTAGGTGAGTACTAA
- a CDS encoding tetratricopeptide repeat protein translates to MRLAAIQRLFGIAILSFSVTQPAWGANCEPTDTENRKSIEELVGPLKEKPREKTPEEDKAEQEQRLAERRAKKVREMRQAEIDRLTAKLQTALDDPNLWLSRARIRAEIDLREGAISDLTQFMKLKGKSAELLAERGKLYYSLHQFEAAEADLNEAVQLEPDNPEILFARGKLFIEQWKTVEAYGDFSKVIEMEPRHKLARYNRAYLLMNVKSTYGNNRQAAEDLEIVVDLDPDWLLARYHFVRVLRALGRYEEVVRHSTFVIWHDPDSECMYLYRGSAYRNLDKFDLALRDATKYLEFNPRDKSRILTRALLYSRMEEHEKAIEDWNVYLEIIPDNAVGYYQLAKSYKALKRYEDALAAHDKLVELEPDESDWQLSRARLKADIGDFQGAITDVTTSIDMGATNYHDRANIYRDMGEHAKAWADDAYQPIAVKAFVGRSDEYEQELAEEEKELVAHVNQHIDALKGGKQLHRQKSFQPHRKHPSWGRLWLQGLTTVISSDDVEQQKLGLQGFRKLVENIEAFPISPEDTQAAVDALTKFAAGNHPEPQKREARILAKDLNVLQIANDPKTEAWQPGSLHYTQLTIEKDEEGRPGEFKDIGLEWLESKNGYTVNRFREIRHTPEFIELFCLKRALWVRLEADEAYWSFNRENWQLIGKGTITRR, encoded by the coding sequence ATGCGACTTGCTGCCATTCAACGTCTTTTCGGAATTGCCATTCTAAGCTTCAGCGTCACCCAACCCGCCTGGGGCGCTAACTGTGAACCAACCGACACCGAGAATCGGAAATCGATCGAAGAGTTAGTTGGCCCACTCAAAGAGAAGCCGCGCGAGAAAACGCCTGAAGAAGACAAAGCTGAACAAGAGCAACGTCTGGCTGAGCGTCGAGCGAAGAAAGTACGCGAGATGCGCCAGGCCGAAATCGATCGACTAACGGCCAAGTTACAGACGGCGCTCGACGACCCGAATCTATGGCTTTCTCGAGCCAGAATCCGAGCAGAGATTGATTTACGAGAGGGAGCGATCAGCGATCTGACCCAGTTCATGAAACTGAAAGGGAAATCGGCTGAACTACTCGCGGAACGTGGCAAGCTGTATTACAGCTTGCATCAGTTTGAAGCGGCGGAAGCGGACTTGAACGAGGCCGTACAACTGGAGCCCGACAATCCTGAAATCTTGTTCGCTCGCGGCAAACTATTCATCGAACAGTGGAAGACTGTCGAGGCGTACGGTGACTTCTCGAAGGTCATCGAAATGGAACCGCGCCACAAGCTGGCCCGCTACAACCGAGCCTATTTGCTGATGAATGTAAAATCGACCTACGGAAACAATCGCCAAGCCGCCGAGGACTTGGAAATCGTGGTCGACCTTGATCCCGATTGGCTCTTGGCTCGTTATCACTTTGTGCGAGTACTGCGTGCGTTGGGCCGTTACGAGGAGGTCGTCCGCCATTCAACCTTCGTTATCTGGCACGACCCCGATTCTGAGTGCATGTATCTGTATCGCGGTTCAGCCTATCGAAATCTCGACAAGTTTGACCTGGCCCTCCGCGACGCAACCAAGTACCTGGAATTCAATCCCCGAGATAAGTCGCGAATCCTGACCAGGGCGCTACTCTACTCGCGGATGGAAGAGCACGAAAAAGCGATCGAGGACTGGAACGTCTACCTGGAAATCATTCCTGACAACGCGGTCGGATACTACCAACTGGCCAAATCATACAAGGCCCTCAAACGTTATGAAGATGCGCTCGCGGCCCATGATAAATTGGTTGAGCTCGAGCCGGACGAATCCGACTGGCAACTTAGTCGCGCTAGGCTGAAAGCCGACATAGGCGACTTTCAAGGAGCCATCACCGACGTGACCACCTCGATCGACATGGGCGCCACCAACTACCATGATCGAGCCAATATCTATCGAGATATGGGAGAACACGCCAAAGCCTGGGCGGATGATGCCTACCAGCCGATCGCAGTAAAAGCGTTTGTCGGTAGGTCCGACGAGTACGAGCAGGAGTTGGCCGAAGAAGAAAAGGAACTCGTCGCGCACGTCAATCAGCACATCGACGCACTCAAAGGTGGCAAGCAATTGCATCGACAAAAGTCGTTCCAGCCACACCGCAAGCATCCATCCTGGGGGCGGCTATGGCTTCAGGGTCTGACCACGGTGATTTCCAGCGATGACGTCGAGCAACAGAAGCTCGGCCTGCAAGGCTTTCGCAAGCTGGTCGAAAACATCGAGGCCTTTCCGATCTCGCCGGAAGACACCCAGGCCGCGGTCGATGCCCTCACCAAGTTCGCTGCCGGCAATCACCCCGAGCCGCAAAAGAGAGAGGCCCGCATTCTGGCCAAGGACTTAAACGTTCTGCAAATTGCCAACGACCCCAAAACAGAAGCCTGGCAACCAGGCAGCCTGCACTACACACAACTCACCATCGAGAAGGACGAAGAGGGCCGTCCTGGTGAGTTCAAGGACATCGGCCTGGAGTGGCTCGAATCGAAGAATGGCTACACCGTGAATCGCTTTCGCGAAATCCGCCACACGCCAGAGTTCATCGAGTTGTTCTGCCTGAAGCGAGCCCTGTGGGTCCGATTGGAAGCCGACGAGGCCTACTGGTCGTTCAATCGCGAGAATTGGCAATTGATTGGCAAGGGAACGATCACGCGACGGTAA